The following proteins are encoded in a genomic region of Sander lucioperca isolate FBNREF2018 chromosome 23, SLUC_FBN_1.2, whole genome shotgun sequence:
- the insig1 gene encoding insulin-induced gene 1 protein: MPRLEDHCWSCSCASRIETKHSSGANWLAHKAEEMMSIITSVLSNAYGSLHDVRTANLIRRGLVLFTVGAFLALVLNLLQIQRHVTLFPEEVMATLFSSAWWIPPCCGTGAAVVGLLYPCLDSHLGEPHKFKREWASVMRCIAVFVGINHASVKLDFANNVQLSLTLAALSLGLWWTFDRSRSGFGLGITTAVLATVFTQLLVYNGVYQYTSPDFLYVRSWLPCIFFSGGVTVGNIGRQLAMGGVEKPHMD; encoded by the exons ATGCCCAGACTAGAGGAccactgctggagctgctcctgTGCATCAAGAATTGAAACTAAGCACTCATCTGGAGCTAACTGGTTAGCACACAAAGCTGAAGAAATGATGTCCATCATCACCTCGGTGCTCAGCAATGCCTACGGATCTCTGCACGACGTCCGGACGGCCAACCTCATCCGCCGGGGTCTCGTCCTCTTCACCGTCGGAGCGTTCCTCGCCCTGGTGCTCAACCTGCTGCAGATACAAAGACATGTCACCCTGTTTCCCGAGGAGGTGATGGCAACTTTGTTTTCGTCTGCCTGGTGGATCCCTCCTTGCTGCGGCACAGGGGCCG CTGTTGTCGGCCTGCTGTATCCCTGCCTCGACAGCCATTTGGGAGAGCCGCACAAGTTCAAGAGGGAGTGGGCCAGCGTCATGAGGTGCATCGCAGTGTTTGTCGGCATCAACCACGCCAGTGTT AAACTGGACTTTGCCAACAACGTGCAGCTCTCCCTTACGCTGGCAGCCTTGTCCTTGGGTCTGTGGTGGACATTCGACCGATCCAGGAGTGGCTTTGGTTTGGGCATCACCACTGCCGTCCTAGCTACTGTGTTCACGCAGCTGCTGGTCTACAACGGAGTCTACCA GTATACGTCTCCAGACTTCTTGTATGTACGCTCCTGGCTCCCATGCATATTCTTCTCAGGCGGTGTTACCGTGGGAAACATTGGACGCCAACTTGCCATG GGTGGCGTCGAGAAACCCCACATGGACTGA
- the en2a gene encoding homeobox protein engrailed-2a codes for MEENDHGNRDVVERQESADESNRAILPLLQAPGNLQIPHRVTNFFIDNILRPDFGRKKDGGANREESSLASRESHSSPDAPQTEPVGNTVPAEGTSTPHTVTGTKKPAIAAEEPLKPRGESGDQCLSSDSDSSQASSNPAQSQSMLWPAWVYCTRYSDRPSSGPRSRKPKKKTTSKEDKRPRTAFTAEQLQRLKSEFQTNRYLTEQRRQNLAQELGLNESQIKIWFQNKRAKIKKANGAKNSLALHLMAQGLYNHATVTSKDEKSDSD; via the exons ATGGAAGAAAATGATCACGGCAACAGAGACGTGGTGGAGCGACAGGAGTCGGCGGATGAATCCAACAGAGCCATCCTTCCCCTCCTACAGGCGCCGGGGAACCTGCAGATCCCTCACCGGGTCACCAATTTCTTCATCGACAACATCCTTCGGCCGGATTTCGGACGGAAAAAGGACGGAGGCGCAAACCGCGAAGAGAGTAGTCTTGCATCGCGGGAGAGCCACAGCAGCCCCGACGCCCCTCAGACCGAACCAGTGGGGAACACGGTGCCGGCGGAGGGGACCTCCACTCCACACACGGTTACCGGGACCAAGAAGCCCGCTATAGCCGCCGAGGAGCCCCTGAAACCCCGCGGGGAGAGCGGAGACCAGTGCCTAAGCTCAGACTCAGACAGTTCCCAAGCCAGCTCAAACCCAGCCCAGTCTCAGTCCATGCTGTGGCCAGCCTGGGTCTACTGCACCAGATACTCGGACAGGCCTTCTTCAG GGCCAAGATCTCGCAAACCAAAGAAGAAAACAACCAGCAAAGAGGACAAGCGACCACGGACGGCCTTCACAGCAGAACAGCTGCAAAGACTAAAATCGGAGTTTCAGACAAATCGGTATCTGACCGAGCAGAGGCGGCAGAACCTGGCACAGGAGCTGGGCCTGAACGAGTCCCAGATCAAGATCTGGTTTCAGAACAAGAGGGCCAAAATCAAGAAGGCCAACGGCGCCAAAAACTCTCTGGCCTTACACCTGATGGCACAGGGACTGTACAATCACGCCACCGTCACGTCGAAAGACGAAAAATCAGACAGCGATTGA